One window of Candidatus Methylomirabilota bacterium genomic DNA carries:
- a CDS encoding response regulator: MSDDTEMGRLQGVRILVVEDAPHVRDAFSLLLKSEGAAVLATGSGCEAIEMAKEGRLDVLLTDLELPDVPGDFLIRQVLDQAGLRPRVVVVTAADESVVKYATQAGADTVLLKPITWERLLENLAPHHSHTLAA; the protein is encoded by the coding sequence ATGAGTGACGACACGGAAATGGGTCGATTGCAGGGTGTGCGCATCCTCGTCGTGGAGGACGCGCCTCATGTTCGCGACGCCTTTTCGCTCCTGCTCAAGTCCGAGGGAGCGGCGGTGCTCGCGACCGGGAGCGGGTGCGAGGCGATCGAGATGGCCAAAGAAGGGCGCCTCGACGTGTTGCTCACCGATCTCGAGCTCCCGGACGTCCCGGGTGATTTCCTCATCCGTCAGGTGCTCGACCAGGCAGGCCTCCGCCCGCGGGTGGTCGTCGTCACCGCCGCCGACGAGTCGGTGGTGAAATACGCCACCCAGGCAGGAGCCGATACGGTCCTGCTCAAGCCGATCACGTGGGAGCGTCTCCTCGAAAATCTCGCGCCCCACCACAGCCACACTCTCGCCGCGTAG